From the Pirellulales bacterium genome, one window contains:
- a CDS encoding helix-hairpin-helix domain-containing protein, which yields MAGTMPADRPPTRETPPWLLKRADQATVGALLLAALVSMTAWWYRQGGMDGRMIEIDREPKRIARFLVDVNQADWPELAQLPGIGQTLAQRIVTSRQERGPFLDHSELRRVRGIGPKTLEKMRPYLRPIPPAADVAGR from the coding sequence ATGGCCGGCACGATGCCCGCCGACCGCCCGCCAACCCGCGAAACGCCGCCCTGGCTGCTGAAAAGGGCCGACCAGGCGACGGTCGGCGCCCTGCTGCTGGCGGCGCTCGTCTCCATGACGGCCTGGTGGTATCGGCAAGGAGGGATGGACGGCCGGATGATTGAGATCGATCGCGAGCCGAAGCGGATCGCGCGGTTCCTGGTCGATGTGAATCAGGCCGATTGGCCTGAGCTGGCCCAGTTGCCCGGTATCGGCCAGACGCTGGCTCAACGCATCGTGACCAGCCGTCAAGAGCGAGGGCCGTTCCTCGACCACTCCGAGTTGCGCCGCGTGCGCGGCATCGGACCCAAGACGCTGGAAAAGATGCGGCCGTATCTGCGGCCCATCCCGCCCGCGGCCGACGTGGCAGGCCGGTAG
- the rpe gene encoding ribulose-phosphate 3-epimerase — protein sequence MSRRNYLSALRAVAPAVLPSILMCDWGHLQEEVDRLRDAGAHALHLDVMDGHFVPNLSYGLTLVEAFSKMTTLPLEVHLMISNPGDYVERYFEAGAHGMTIHAEAVENPRPVLEKIRSLGAAAGLAINPPTPVEKIRHCLDVCDLVLVMSVMPGFGGQEFEPVALDKLRELRTRVGDDVLLEIDGGVNQQTVPQCAAAGAQLLVIGSGIFKHPDYQAALADLTSLAHSHRGG from the coding sequence ATGTCACGCCGAAACTACCTGTCTGCCCTGCGTGCCGTCGCCCCGGCCGTCTTGCCGTCGATTCTGATGTGCGACTGGGGCCACTTGCAAGAGGAGGTCGACCGTCTGCGCGACGCCGGGGCGCACGCCTTGCACCTCGACGTGATGGATGGCCATTTCGTGCCCAACCTCAGCTACGGGCTGACCCTGGTCGAGGCGTTTTCCAAGATGACCACGCTGCCGCTGGAAGTCCACCTGATGATCTCGAACCCCGGCGACTATGTCGAACGGTATTTCGAGGCGGGGGCCCACGGCATGACGATTCACGCCGAAGCGGTCGAGAATCCTCGGCCCGTATTGGAAAAGATCCGCAGCCTGGGGGCCGCGGCGGGTCTGGCCATCAATCCGCCCACGCCGGTCGAGAAAATCCGCCACTGCCTCGATGTCTGCGACCTGGTGCTGGTGATGAGCGTCATGCCCGGCTTTGGGGGGCAGGAGTTTGAGCCGGTGGCCCTCGACAAGCTGCGCGAGTTGCGGACGCGGGTGGGCGACGACGTGTTGTTGGAGATCGACGGCGGCGTAAACCAGCAGACGGTGCCTCAATGTGCGGCGGCCGGCGCGCAACTGTTGGTGATCGGCTCCGGCATTTTCAAGCATCCCGACTATCAGGCCGCGCTCGCCGATTTGACGAGCCTGGCCCATTCTCACCGCGGAGGATAA
- a CDS encoding GGDEF domain-containing protein — MSALFIMVVVNLMLGALLGAAGMYGVQVWLSRQRVEAASPATPDNAPSTAQAPESPSQQQASWLTALMQKVEGDLNRHAFEVDEIAQELGDTSPDDPEAILAAAATMLVANRRLQADLAMSQQEVEQQRRKADALAAESRTDALTGLPNRRSFDEELLRRIDQWRRHKVPVSLLLVDIDRFKQINDRYGHPVGDAALKWVAGLQASSLRQMDLAARYGGEEFAVILPGIKLSDASNVAERLRGTIAAKKFQEGEHEFPVTVSIGVAMTVSEDQPAALIKRADEALYAAKHNGRNCAFLHDGGAAMQIKPDQNLVRHAFDTLQQVAKYGGGTGIPPPSAFVAMRASDISAKGISFVCDSPPDCQAFVVRLGVGEKARYMVANIANVTALSQDEPVQYRVGCAFVARLEADDAAEAAEERDLVAC, encoded by the coding sequence ATGTCCGCGTTGTTTATTATGGTAGTTGTCAACCTCATGCTGGGCGCCCTATTGGGGGCCGCCGGCATGTATGGGGTGCAAGTGTGGCTCTCTCGCCAACGAGTCGAGGCCGCATCGCCGGCGACGCCCGACAATGCTCCGTCGACCGCCCAGGCGCCCGAGTCGCCCTCGCAGCAGCAAGCGAGCTGGCTGACCGCGTTGATGCAGAAGGTCGAGGGCGATCTAAACCGGCATGCCTTCGAGGTCGACGAGATTGCTCAGGAATTGGGCGACACCTCGCCCGACGATCCCGAAGCGATTCTGGCCGCGGCCGCCACGATGCTGGTGGCCAACCGGCGCTTGCAAGCCGACTTGGCCATGTCCCAGCAAGAAGTCGAGCAGCAACGGCGGAAGGCCGATGCGCTGGCCGCCGAATCGCGCACCGACGCCCTCACCGGGCTGCCGAACCGCCGCAGCTTCGACGAAGAACTGCTCCGTCGGATCGACCAGTGGCGGCGGCACAAGGTGCCCGTCTCGCTGCTGTTGGTCGACATCGACCGTTTCAAGCAGATCAACGACCGCTACGGGCACCCGGTGGGCGATGCCGCGCTGAAGTGGGTGGCCGGCCTGCAGGCGAGTTCCCTTCGGCAGATGGACCTGGCGGCGCGTTACGGCGGGGAAGAGTTCGCAGTGATTCTGCCCGGTATCAAGTTGTCGGACGCAAGCAATGTCGCCGAGCGATTGCGGGGCACGATCGCCGCCAAGAAGTTCCAGGAAGGGGAGCACGAGTTTCCGGTGACGGTGAGCATTGGCGTGGCGATGACGGTCTCCGAAGACCAGCCGGCCGCGCTGATCAAGCGGGCCGATGAAGCTCTGTATGCGGCCAAGCACAACGGTCGAAACTGCGCTTTTCTGCACGACGGCGGCGCGGCGATGCAGATCAAGCCGGACCAAAATCTTGTGCGGCACGCGTTCGACACATTGCAGCAGGTGGCCAAATACGGTGGCGGCACAGGGATTCCCCCGCCAAGCGCGTTCGTCGCCATGCGGGCCAGCGACATCTCGGCCAAAGGCATCTCGTTCGTCTGTGATTCGCCGCCGGACTGTCAAGCGTTTGTAGTGCGGCTGGGGGTGGGAGAGAAGGCGCGGTACATGGTGGCCAACATCGCCAACGTGACGGCCCTCTCGCAGGACGAGCCGGTGCAGTATCGCGTGGGATGCGCGTTCGTGGCCCGGCTGGAGGCCGACGACGCCGCGGAGGCTGCCGAAGAGCGGGATCTGGTAGCGTGTTAG